The following proteins come from a genomic window of Patescibacteria group bacterium:
- the rplD gene encoding 50S ribosomal protein L4, translating into MKAISYSKVGVKKTEVDLPVAIFGVEANPDQLKIAYNRFYANIRTNNAKVLSRGEVSGGGRKPWKQKGTGRARFGSSRNPIWRHGGVAFGPTGNENYSKNMPKSMIRSSLKQALSLKVENIKVIESFWVSDYKTSKVVEMIDKVGAEGSILIAAAKLDSKFISSARNIPGIKLISVKQLNVAAVLDADAILIDSDGLKELELWLGSTKASSRKAKPSLSTAAKPAAKVKTSGDTK; encoded by the coding sequence ATGAAGGCAATTAGCTACAGCAAGGTAGGCGTAAAAAAGACTGAAGTGGACCTTCCTGTGGCCATTTTTGGAGTGGAAGCAAACCCAGATCAGCTTAAGATTGCATACAACCGATTCTACGCTAATATCCGAACCAATAACGCCAAGGTCCTATCTCGTGGCGAGGTTTCTGGTGGAGGTCGCAAACCCTGGAAGCAAAAGGGTACAGGAAGGGCTAGATTTGGGTCTAGCCGAAATCCGATATGGAGACATGGTGGCGTTGCCTTTGGCCCCACAGGTAACGAAAACTATTCCAAGAATATGCCTAAGAGCATGATTCGATCTAGCCTTAAGCAAGCCTTAAGCCTGAAAGTTGAGAATATCAAAGTGATTGAGTCATTTTGGGTTAGCGATTACAAAACTAGTAAAGTAGTAGAAATGATAGATAAGGTTGGAGCAGAAGGCTCAATACTCATTGCTGCCGCCAAGCTCGATAGCAAGTTTATATCTTCGGCCCGCAATATCCCAGGCATAAAACTTATATCTGTAAAGCAATTGAATGTTGCCGCAGTACTCGATGCAGACGCCATACTGATTGATTCCGATGGCCTAAAAGAGCTAGAATTATGGCTGGGCTCTACTAAGGCATCGAGCCGTAAGGCAAAGCCTTCCTTAAGCACAGCAGCTAAGCCTGCAGCCAAGGTCAAAACCTCAGGAGATACAAAATGA
- a CDS encoding ATP-binding cassette domain-containing protein, with protein MIINIDIEEKTAGSKLLLKNLSLTLQADQKIAIIGRNGVGKTTLLGLINGEDEEFVGTVWRKKGLIIATSRQEHSHLEDVSVVDYILSELPDYLRCKRIMDAYPDITEPSNDQLDQYSDALDRFMQLDYYRGEDRVLQALSRYQVDETMARASIKNLSGGQKRFVELVKIAESKVDLALIDEPTNHMDYIAKAEFITWLGSAKGAVVLVSHDRDVLATVDTIVEIKDNQAVVFIGNYDAYLKQNSLATVAGMNNYEVQLSTMENLKKQLQEANRKKAGSSKTPNPFIPMARRFQRQIDELQKVMVKPSFWIDQQSVEGMSKKVTDRYDKYKTKNISITTDSSDSGFMNLLSVHDLSVGYSKPLFEAVSFGLNSGDRAEIRGRNGAGKSSLIKLILDITNGKPSKLKIFKGSIEPEKALRIGYYEQEIDNKLLDSTLSEAIESVYIENSIPVNQEKIMQIAAQYLFDPRADLNLKLKQLSGGQKARFQIIKMLAPEPNMLILDEPTNHLDLPSIEELESALLAYSGAILYVSHDNYFRDKLGGSIINI; from the coding sequence ATGATTATAAATATAGATATCGAGGAAAAAACAGCCGGCTCCAAGCTACTTCTTAAGAACCTTAGCCTTACATTGCAGGCTGACCAGAAAATAGCCATTATAGGCAGAAATGGGGTAGGTAAAACAACCCTTCTAGGGCTAATAAATGGTGAGGACGAGGAGTTCGTAGGCACTGTCTGGAGAAAAAAAGGGCTGATTATCGCCACTAGCAGGCAAGAGCACTCTCACCTCGAAGATGTTTCAGTAGTTGATTACATATTAAGTGAACTCCCAGATTACCTTCGCTGTAAAAGGATTATGGATGCTTATCCTGATATTACTGAACCAAGTAACGACCAGCTTGATCAATATAGCGACGCTCTTGATCGTTTCATGCAGCTAGATTACTACAGAGGAGAAGATAGGGTGCTACAGGCTCTTTCTAGATATCAAGTAGATGAGACTATGGCCAGAGCCTCTATTAAAAATTTGTCAGGTGGCCAAAAACGATTTGTAGAGCTAGTGAAGATCGCTGAGAGTAAGGTCGATTTGGCCCTTATAGACGAACCAACTAACCACATGGATTACATTGCAAAAGCTGAATTTATAACCTGGCTAGGTTCTGCCAAAGGTGCCGTAGTGCTGGTCAGCCACGATAGAGATGTACTAGCTACCGTTGATACCATAGTCGAGATTAAAGACAACCAGGCAGTAGTTTTTATTGGCAACTATGATGCATACCTTAAGCAGAATAGTTTAGCTACAGTGGCGGGTATGAACAATTATGAAGTACAGCTCAGCACTATGGAGAACCTAAAAAAGCAGCTCCAAGAGGCAAATCGTAAGAAAGCAGGCTCCAGTAAAACTCCTAACCCCTTTATTCCTATGGCTCGACGCTTTCAGCGCCAAATAGACGAACTGCAAAAGGTTATGGTCAAGCCGTCATTCTGGATTGATCAGCAGTCCGTAGAAGGGATGTCAAAAAAAGTCACAGATCGTTATGACAAGTACAAGACCAAGAATATATCTATCACTACGGATAGTTCGGATTCAGGCTTTATGAACCTTCTATCAGTACACGACTTAAGTGTAGGCTATAGCAAGCCTCTGTTTGAGGCAGTTTCGTTTGGCTTAAATAGCGGTGATAGGGCTGAAATAAGAGGTAGAAATGGAGCCGGTAAATCCAGTCTTATCAAACTTATTCTTGATATCACTAACGGTAAGCCCTCTAAGCTAAAAATATTCAAAGGATCTATCGAGCCGGAAAAAGCTCTCAGAATAGGTTATTATGAACAGGAGATAGATAATAAACTATTAGACTCTACTCTCTCGGAAGCCATAGAGTCGGTTTATATAGAAAATAGTATCCCTGTTAATCAGGAAAAAATAATGCAAATCGCCGCGCAGTATCTATTTGATCCTCGAGCTGATCTTAATCTCAAACTCAAGCAATTATCTGGAGGACAAAAGGCCCGATTTCAGATTATTAAAATGCTTGCCCCAGAGCCAAACATGCTGATACTAGATGAGCCTACCAATCATCTTGACCTGCCGAGTATTGAGGAGCTAGAGAGCGCTCTACTCGCTTATAGCGGGGCAATACTCTATGTAAGCCACGACAATTATTTCCGCGACAAGCTCGGCGGAAGTATCATCAATATATAG
- the rplC gene encoding 50S ribosomal protein L3, which translates to MKALLAKKVGMTQIFDANGVRSGVTVLEAGPCVITRLKSIESDGYNAVQIGFGESEKLSKTQAGQVKASGSRPTTIKEFRTEQPDGVVSEVEQAPSQLKVGDTLTVGIFEVGDKVVVSGISKGKGFAGTIKRHNFHRGPKTHGSHNYRAPGSIGSGYPQHVFKGTKMAGQMGHEKVTIKNQKIAIINAEKNLIAIVGSVPGPRRGLVMIRGIK; encoded by the coding sequence ATGAAAGCATTACTCGCTAAAAAAGTTGGAATGACGCAAATATTTGATGCAAACGGTGTACGCAGTGGCGTAACTGTTCTTGAAGCTGGCCCTTGTGTCATAACCAGACTAAAATCTATCGAATCAGATGGCTATAATGCGGTTCAAATTGGCTTTGGGGAATCTGAAAAGTTATCTAAGACCCAAGCTGGCCAGGTAAAGGCTTCTGGCTCAAGGCCTACTACCATAAAAGAATTTCGAACCGAGCAGCCCGATGGTGTTGTAAGTGAAGTAGAGCAGGCCCCTAGTCAACTTAAGGTGGGTGATACGCTGACAGTCGGTATCTTCGAGGTAGGCGACAAGGTAGTGGTTTCGGGTATCTCCAAGGGAAAGGGTTTCGCCGGCACCATCAAGCGGCATAATTTTCACCGCGGACCGAAGACTCACGGTAGTCATAACTACCGCGCCCCTGGGTCTATAGGCTCGGGGTATCCTCAGCATGTTTTTAAGGGCACCAAAATGGCCGGTCAAATGGGCCATGAAAAGGTAACCATCAAGAATCAAAAGATAGCAATTATAAATGCAGAAAAGAACCTGATAGCAATCGTAGGCAGTGTGCCTGGGCCTAGACGAGGTCTTGTTATGATTAGGGGTATCAAATAA
- the tuf gene encoding elongation factor Tu, which translates to MAEKYNRDKPHVNVGTMGHVDHGKTTLTAAITTVLSKKLPSDVNQPVDYATIDNAPEERERGITIATSHEEYETEKRHYAHVDMPGHADYIKNMITGAAQIDGAILVVSAADGPMPQTREHVLLARQVGVPKILVFMNKMDMADPELAELVELEIRELLEKYEYDKDAPIIKGSALKALEGDSANEDAIMELVKAMDDYIPEPVRELDKPFLMPIEDVFSIKGRGTVATGRIEQGRVNINEEVEIVGIKDTTKTVVTGVEMFKKMLDEGQAGDNVGILLRGVERDDIERGQVLAKPGSVTPHTEFDAEIYVLKKDEGGRHTPFFKGYKPQFYFRTTDVTGEVELPEGTEMVMPGDNISVKVKLLAPIAMNDGLRFAIREGGKTVGAGVVTKINK; encoded by the coding sequence ATGGCAGAGAAATATAACAGAGACAAACCACATGTAAATGTCGGCACTATGGGCCACGTGGATCATGGAAAGACTACCCTAACAGCAGCAATAACCACAGTACTATCGAAAAAGCTGCCCAGTGATGTTAATCAGCCAGTCGATTATGCAACAATCGACAATGCTCCAGAAGAGCGGGAGCGAGGCATTACGATTGCAACTTCCCATGAAGAGTATGAGACCGAAAAGCGTCACTATGCCCATGTAGACATGCCTGGACATGCTGATTATATCAAGAATATGATCACGGGAGCTGCTCAGATCGACGGAGCTATTCTAGTGGTTTCTGCTGCAGACGGCCCAATGCCTCAAACAAGAGAGCATGTACTATTAGCCCGACAGGTAGGCGTACCAAAAATACTAGTATTTATGAATAAAATGGATATGGCTGACCCAGAATTAGCCGAACTAGTGGAGCTGGAAATTCGTGAGCTTCTAGAAAAGTATGAATACGACAAAGATGCCCCAATAATTAAGGGTTCGGCACTTAAGGCTCTAGAAGGTGATTCAGCTAACGAGGATGCCATAATGGAGTTAGTCAAGGCTATGGACGACTATATCCCTGAGCCAGTAAGAGAACTAGACAAGCCATTTTTGATGCCTATCGAAGATGTATTCTCGATTAAAGGGCGAGGCACAGTTGCCACCGGTCGCATCGAGCAGGGAAGAGTAAACATCAATGAAGAAGTTGAGATAGTAGGTATAAAAGATACCACCAAAACTGTCGTGACAGGAGTAGAGATGTTTAAAAAGATGCTCGATGAAGGCCAAGCTGGAGACAATGTTGGTATCTTGCTAAGAGGCGTTGAGCGCGATGACATTGAGCGTGGGCAAGTACTTGCAAAGCCGGGTTCTGTTACTCCTCACACCGAATTTGATGCCGAAATATATGTGCTAAAGAAAGACGAAGGCGGACGCCACACCCCATTTTTCAAGGGCTATAAGCCACAGTTTTACTTCCGAACTACGGATGTAACAGGCGAGGTAGAGCTCCCAGAAGGTACCGAAATGGTAATGCCCGGGGATAATATCAGCGTAAAAGTAAAATTGCTTGCCCCGATAGCCATGAACGATGGCCTAAGGTTTGCTATTCGTGAAGGCGGTAAGACAGTAGGCGCTGGTGTAGTAACTAAGATCAATAAGTAA
- the rplW gene encoding 50S ribosomal protein L23 produces MTLITLKPVISEKSMQLAATSTYMFDVSPSANKPLVAKAVKEQFKVDVIQVRIAIIKGKVKKFKGVVGRRKDNKRAYVTIKKGQKISVFDVAGEEKK; encoded by the coding sequence ATGACACTTATTACACTTAAGCCAGTAATTAGCGAAAAGAGTATGCAGTTAGCAGCTACTAGCACTTATATGTTCGATGTTAGCCCTTCTGCCAACAAGCCTCTTGTTGCAAAGGCCGTAAAGGAGCAATTTAAGGTTGATGTTATTCAGGTGAGAATTGCAATAATAAAAGGTAAAGTAAAGAAATTTAAAGGGGTTGTGGGTAGACGCAAAGATAACAAGAGAGCATATGTAACTATTAAAAAAGGTCAGAAGATTTCAGTATTTGATGTCGCAGGAGAGGAAAAGAAGTAA
- the rplB gene encoding 50S ribosomal protein L2 — protein MGVRTLKPNTAARRNMSVADFSELTKKKPEKSLTVPMIKKAGRNNQGKITTRHRGGGAKRAYRLVDFVFASAQKAVIIALEYDPNRSANIALVRLDNGSKAYVLATANMVVGSSIASGPDAEIKSGNRLKLKDIPIGSVICNIEMQPGRGGQLARSAGARAQLAAREGDWAQIKLPSGEVRLIHTNCMATVGQIGNADHQNITIGSAGRKRRMGWRPSVRGKAMNPSDHPMGGGEGLSGPGRIPRTPWGKVAMGLKTRRRKSTSAMIIRGRGKGRK, from the coding sequence ATGGGAGTTAGAACACTCAAGCCAAATACAGCAGCCCGTAGGAATATGAGCGTTGCTGACTTTTCGGAGCTAACCAAGAAGAAGCCCGAAAAGTCCCTAACTGTGCCTATGATAAAGAAAGCCGGCCGCAATAATCAAGGCAAAATAACCACTCGCCACCGCGGCGGTGGAGCTAAGCGTGCTTACAGATTGGTGGATTTTGTATTCGCCTCTGCTCAGAAGGCAGTTATTATCGCCCTCGAGTATGATCCTAACAGATCAGCTAATATAGCCTTAGTGAGACTCGACAATGGTAGTAAGGCCTATGTATTGGCTACTGCAAATATGGTTGTTGGAAGCTCAATTGCTTCTGGCCCAGATGCCGAAATAAAGTCCGGTAATCGCCTCAAGCTCAAAGACATCCCAATTGGTTCGGTAATATGCAATATTGAGATGCAGCCTGGCCGAGGTGGACAGCTAGCCAGAAGCGCTGGTGCTCGCGCTCAGTTGGCGGCTCGTGAAGGTGATTGGGCTCAAATCAAGTTGCCTTCAGGAGAGGTCCGACTAATCCACACTAATTGTATGGCGACAGTTGGCCAGATTGGTAATGCTGATCATCAGAACATTACTATTGGTAGTGCCGGAAGAAAGCGCCGAATGGGTTGGAGGCCTTCTGTTCGCGGTAAGGCTATGAACCCATCAGATCATCCAATGGGTGGTGGAGAGGGCTTAAGTGGCCCAGGTCGAATTCCGAGAACCCCATGGGGTAAAGTTGCTATGGGGCTTAAGACTAGACGCCGTAAATCAACTAGCGCCATGATTATTCGTGGTCGCGGGAAAGGAAGGAAATAG
- the rpsJ gene encoding 30S ribosomal protein S10, with the protein MTEKPEKQRIRIKLKAYDNKIIDQSAKQIIDSAIRTGASVAGPIPLPTKKDKYTVLSSPHVFKDAREQFEMRTHKRLIEIYDHNAKTIDSLTNLSLPNGVNIEIKM; encoded by the coding sequence ATGACAGAAAAACCAGAAAAGCAACGAATTAGGATTAAATTAAAAGCCTATGATAATAAGATTATCGACCAGTCTGCAAAGCAAATTATCGATAGCGCAATTCGTACTGGCGCTAGCGTAGCTGGCCCGATTCCACTCCCGACTAAAAAGGATAAGTACACTGTACTTTCAAGCCCACATGTCTTTAAGGATGCTCGCGAACAATTCGAAATGAGAACCCACAAGCGATTAATAGAAATTTATGACCATAATGCAAAAACTATTGATAGCTTAACTAACCTCAGCTTACCCAATGGTGTTAATATCGAAATAAAGATGTAA